A stretch of Pomacea canaliculata isolate SZHN2017 linkage group LG6, ASM307304v1, whole genome shotgun sequence DNA encodes these proteins:
- the LOC112567000 gene encoding proline-rich receptor-like protein kinase PERK1 translates to MAHFHYGGSSILIIGIVVGCVALIIVISLIVVIVICRHRLSEIFSKPKPPTTEYSPISQSPTTESEQLRPCQNSSNQEIYAELEDVYDKPQTSPSSPARPVAFVPPPLPSLPPPPSSPTEMAPAKAQTSPSSPARSVTFVPPPLPSLPPPPSSPTEMAPAKSQTSPSSPAWSVSFVPPPLPSLPPPPSSPTDEAAPAKPPRGKPSSFKRPEKRSMTALT, encoded by the exons ATGGGGGATCTTCAATTTTGATCATCGGCATTGTCGTTGGCTGTGTGGCACTCATCATTGTAATTTCACTCATTGTGGTGATTGTCATATGCAG ACATCGACTGAGTGAAATTTTCTCAAAACCAAAGCCACCAACGACAGAGTATAGCCCTATTAGTCAGAGCCCTACAACTGAATCAGAGCAATTACGTCCTTGTCAAAATAGCTCAAACCAAGAAATTTATGCTGAATTGGAGGATGTATATGATAAACCTCAGACATCACCTTCATCTCCTGCCAGGCCAGTTGCCTTTGTACCCCCACCACTGCCAAGCCTACCCCCTCCACCATCCTCTCCTACTGAGATGGCTCCAGCCAAAGCCCAGACATCACCCTCATCTCCTGCCAGGTCAGTGACCTTTGTACCCCCACCACTGCCAAGCCTACCCCCTCCACCATCCTCTCCTACTGAGATGGCTCCAGCCAAATCCCAGACATCACCCTCATCTCCTGCCTGGTCAGTGTCCTTTGTACCCCCACCACTGCCAAGCCTACCCCCTCCACCATCCTCTCCCACTGATGAGGCGGCTCCAGCCAAACCTCCTCGGGGTAAACCATCTTCCTTCAAGCGTCCTGAGAAGAGGAGTATGACCGCATTGACATGA